CGGAAGAGCAAGCGGAGAAGCATGGGGATGAGCTTTGGAAGTCTGACCCTAACGCATGCTGCAACATTCGCAAAGTAGAGCCTTTAACGCAAATCTTGGGGAAATATGACGCATGGATTACCGGCATTCGCAGGGACCAAGCCCCTACGCGTGCGAATGCGAAAAAAGTAGAGTATGATTATAAATTCGGCTTGATGAAATTCAATCCGCTCGCAAGCTGGACATGGGATGATGTATGGAACTATATCCGCAGCAACGATGTCATCTACAATCCGCTGCATGACAACAACTATCCAAGCATCGGCTGCAGCTATTGCACACGTCAGGTAATGCCTGGAGAAGATCCGCGTGCCGGACGCTGGTCTGGCAGCGATAAGACCGAATGCGGTTTGCATAAATAAGAGGGAGGATACAGATTTATGCCTACAATACAGCCGCATGGCGGCACATTGGTCAATCGTCTGGTTGAAGGAGAGCAGCGCGAACGTCTGATGCAAACGGCCTCCACGCTTCCTGTCATTCGTGTGAACAACTGGACGATATCGGATATTGACTTGATTGCAGTAGGCGGGTTTTCGCCGCTGACTGGGTTTATGAATGAAGAAGACTATCAGTCCGTTGTGGAACGCATGCGGTTGGCGAATGGACTTGTTTGGAGCATTCCTGTCACCTTGGCCGTAGATGAGCCAA
The window above is part of the Xylanibacillus composti genome. Proteins encoded here:
- a CDS encoding phosphoadenylyl-sulfate reductase; protein product: MNLFEKEEFAKQAAERFENESPEAVLAFAAEQYSSLTLACSFGAEDVVLVDMLQKISPKTDIFYLDTDFHFQETYETRNRLEERYGINFVQVKPLLTPEEQAEKHGDELWKSDPNACCNIRKVEPLTQILGKYDAWITGIRRDQAPTRANAKKVEYDYKFGLMKFNPLASWTWDDVWNYIRSNDVIYNPLHDNNYPSIGCSYCTRQVMPGEDPRAGRWSGSDKTECGLHK